agtatatcatgtgaGGGAGGAGAAGGAGCACCTGACCTCCCTACTATTACTTTCTCTAAAGAGGATGCAGCTTGCATCATCTCAGGACATGAcaatcccatggtcatcactattatattGGCCAACGCTATCCTCTACCGCACACTGGTGGACCAAGGAAGTTCAGCTGACATCTTGTTTAAAACTACCTTCGACGAACTCGAccttgaagaaaaagagctcagagcatatcTGAACAGCTTATTCGGATTAGGAGACACTCCAATtcaaccacttggatacatctcgctagacacaacctttggaaagggaaACTGGTCAAGGACACTCAACATAGACTACATTGTGGTCGATGtgagctcagcctacaatgccttaataggtcagaCAACGCTAAATCAGCTCGGGGCAGTAgtctcaactccacatctatgcatggatttcccaactacagaagggattGCTATGATAAAAGGAGACCATAAAATAGTATGCCGCTGTTATAATGAAAGTCTGAACCTTAGAGGAAAATGGGAGGAAATCCACACCATCGAACTCGGGGGAATTCGAGGTTGGGAAGAACTCCGTCCACAGCCTGAAGGCGAGACAGAAAAAGTCCAGATCGGATATTTCCCAGataaaacaaccaatatcggtgCAATCCTAAAGGGAGAAGTAAAAAAGTCCCTCAAACAGTTCTTAAAAGATAATAacgatctcttcgcatggaaggccgcagacatgccaggcatagactccaagctaatgtgccacaagctggcagtatatctaggatctcggccagtacaatAGAAGCGTAGAAAGCTCAGACCAGAAAGATCCCAAGCTatggaagaacaggtacaagctctactagaggcaggattcattagagaagtcaagtacccactatggctagccaatgttgtcttggtgaaaaagtcaaatgggaagtggcggatgtgcactgattacaccgacctcaacaaagcttgcccaaaagatccttatccactcccaaacaTCGACACTCTAGTGGacgcctcctccggatacaagtACCTCTCATTTATGGATGCCTATTTAAGATACAATCAGATCCCGATGTACCCacctgatcaagaaaaaacctcattcttaacatCCAAAGCGAATTATTGCTACATCGTCATGCTATTCGGACTCAAAAATGCAGGAGCTACCTACCAAAGgttaatgaacaaagtctttACAGATAACATTGGAAAACTAATGGAGGTATACATGGACGATATGTTATGAAAGACACAATGCGAGGAATCATTACTGTCTGACCTCGTCGAAGTGTTCaataccataagaaagcatggcatgcgacttaaccttgcaaaatgtaccttcgcagtagaagctggcaaattcttaggattcatgctcacacaaagaggaatcgaagcaaacccggacaagtgtcaggccatactcaacatgaaaagcccgacctgtgtcaaagaagtgcAACAACTCAATAGGCGACTGgtagccttgtccagatttctagctgGATCAACCATAAGATTCTTCCCCTTCTACGCTAtgctaaggaagggaaagaagttcgAATGGACATCAGAGTGCGAGCTAGCTttccaggatttcaaaagattcctgggacaaCCACCCGTTCTTACTCGACCTCGGGAAGGAGaagcactcatattatacctagCAGTAGGAAGCCGGGCAGTAGACTCGGCACTAGTCCGAGAGAACGAAAGTGGACAGCAACctatatacttcatcagcaaagcgcTACATGGGTCCAAactgaactatcaaaagatagagaagttCGCCTACGCTCTCATATTAACCTCTTGACAACATCGTCcatacttccaggctcacaccatcAAGGTTCAGACCAACCAGTCTATAAAAGGCATTCTGCAGAAAACAGATTTAGCGGGGAGAATCCTACAGTGCGCAGTCGAGTTATCCGAATTTGACCTCCAATATAAAGCTCGGACAGCGATCAAATtacagtatctggccgacttcgtTGCaaagtacactgacaccccggaAATCCCTACAAAGTGGAATCTTTACATGGATGGTTCTTCCAATAAAACCGGGAGCGGAGCAGGCGTGATAATAGAAAGtaatcagggaacccaaatcgaactctcacTAAAGTTCGAGTTCCCTACTTCTAATAACTAGGCTGAGTATAAGGCACTATTGGCttgtttgaagctggctaaagaaGTCAGAGCCCAAAAACTTGTCATCTTTAGCGACTCACAGGTTGTCACCTCGCAAATAGCAGGgacctaccaagccaaagatccagCTATGAAAAAGTACCTAGACAAAACCATGGAACAACTCGGGCAATTCCAGGAATATGAGATCCAACATATACCTCGGTAATAGAATgctcgagctgatgcactctcaaaattagccagcaccaatctagggggcaataataggagcctcatccaggaagtacggcagaacccgtcaatcgcagaagaagaaaaaatcttaACAATATCATGCcaagatcaaggatggatgactcccataattaactacctcaaatcAGAGATATCCCTACAGATAAGCAGGAGGCAAAGAAGTTAAAACGGGAGGCACAGtattacaccatcataaacaacattcTATATAAGAGAGGAATTTCGCCAACTCTTCAAAAATGTGTACCGACATCTAACACAAAAGAGGTATTGGAAGAGATACACAGTGGCGCCTGTGGGAACCATCTCAGAGCACGAGCCCTTGCTAAAAAAGTACTCCGAGCCAGATTCTTTTGGCCGACTTTGCAATAGAAGCCACCGAGTACGTTAAGAcgtgtccaccatgtcagaaacatgctaaCTTCCATGTCGCCCTACTAGAGGAGCTCATCAGCATGACATCACCTttgccatttgcaaagtggggactcgaccttctcagGCCCTTCCCCCAAGGGTTAGGACAGGTTAAGTTCCTAATTGTAGGGGTAGATTATTTCGCAAAATGGATAGAGGCAGAGCCCTTAGCCAAGGCCACGgcccaaagaagtcggaaattcctatataggaacattatcatgaggtttaaggttccttactccatcaccacagacaatggcactcagttCACAGATGCATGCTTTAGATAATTGGTAGCCGACTTGAagataaagcaccaattcacatccgtgGAACACCCGcaggctaatggacaagcagaagctgccagTAAAGTCATACTAGCCGGGTTAAAATGGAGGTTgcaggacgcaaagggagcctgggccgaagagctcccacaagttcTATGgacatatcggacaactccacactccaccacaaaggaatcaccttcCGATTGGCTTATGGAATAGAGGCAATGATACTGGTAGAAGTTGAAGAAGGATCTCTGATGCAGcggaaattggtgaattaaaaattactaaaatgtgtacgttgcaagtattgttcttaactcaccggaaatccacttatcaatttagaaatatgtcacagaaattcaaattttaaatactgggagtatgaatcccaggtcgtctcccaacgagttgcagaaaggtatgctattttattaatcagatgttttcaaaaggtttgagttgaataacaggaatttaaattgatgaatttgaacaatgtaaataaaagccttgactgggagttgattagttggaattCCTATTACAGTTGgaatactctcaagattaattgataattaaaagttattctgttttgttatcctttactaggcaaaggaaagtcaaacaagttggaatgctaCGTCTGTTCACAaattgcaacccacttaattaaaagggattggtgttagtgactagaaggcaatccaacaataaacccaattacaatctttctttcaagccttccaactcaattggttcctttcaatcaactccccatcaagttagggaactactcgctcattgtgaatgcaaaatttataacatatgagaagaatttaaagaaagacattgtaaatagaaattaaaataatccaattaaaataagaataatccttatattgaataaatcctaataatattccaatggtaaaattaacaaagcaaaggacatggaagagtgaagccaagtaaagaaaacaaactagaatgacaaagtcttgatgaggtaatgactcttctcaatatcccaatgcaaaagCAGTAGAAAAATAATATCCTAAGAGTACCAATTGTGTAGAGAGAagacctagaggaggagtaaaactagatccaaaaactaaaaactgtgtagaatgaatgttgtccttcatttttgcatgttctctggctctagtctgctgttctgggccagaactgggtcaaaacagggCCCAAAACTGCCCCCAGTGaaatctgcagattatgcagatcgcgcatgtcacgcgatcgcgtcgtccaagTGGACGCGTCATTTGCGTTTTTCCGTGCCACGCGTTTGTGTCGTCCACGCCTCTGCGTCACTTATACTTTTCctttccgcgcggtcgcgtgagccatgcggccgcgtcactgcgatttctcctcttcCGCACGAACGCgtgagtcatgcggccgcgtcacttctcgctggttgtctcctcaatttcttgtgttccttccatttttgctagcttcccttccaatctccaactcatctatgccctataaagcctgagacactcaacacacagatcacggcatcgaatgggataaaggagaactaaaatgcgtaataaaaagtctctaggaagtagttttcaaccatgtaataattccaggaaggaaatataaatgcatgctaaattaatgaataagtgggtaaggatcatgataaaaccacataattatacacaatataaaccataaaatagtggtttatcaatctcccagAATGATCCTCTACAGCGAAGAAGCTAACTCCCGACTctaaagggaagagctcgacctactctcagaagtccgagaaagagctcggatcacaGAAGAAGCATTAAAACGTCGCATGGCCttaagatacaatcaaaaggtagtgcagCGAAGCTTCGCCAAcaatgacctcatcctaattcgaaatgatatcggaacaagtCGACTCGGAAAGGAAAAGCTAgcagctaattggaaaggaccctaccgaatTACAGAGGTACTAGGAAAAGGTTGCTACAAagtgtccgaactcgagggccGAGAGCTACCGagatcatggcatgcctgcaacctaagaaggtattatagttaaaaggtaataaaagatcttaggacaaaggtgcactctttttcctaaaaaaggttttttaatgaggtacCAAGCCAAGATCTACAAAATTACCTAGGGAAAgcacccacatgtatatattttgcatattttctattttgaataaagttttttagatttcctacaaaatctaaagtgaaaaccaaattcactgcccGACGTGATCGACAAAGAATGAAAATCGAATTCATCAAAGATCGACCAAGCGAGGATCAAACTCTACAAaattggcaaagatgaaaagcgataaaaatagaataatgcaagaagttataaaaagtaatccatgaatagaggcctgacgaggtctgaAACAAAAATGGATTGCTAAGAAATAACTTGGAAAGGACCAATGCAAAAGAAGTCGGACTAGATCAAAGcgacaaaaatttataaaaagtaatctctaaaaagaggcctggccagccctaaaaagtggattactagaaataaattccaaaaggaccgacatgaagaagtcggactaaagctacaaaaagttataaaaagtaatccgtaaaaagagacctgacaaggtccaaataaaacggattactaaaaataacttcgaAGGGACTGATacgacgaagtcggcccaaaaagctacaaaagttatacaaagtaatccataaaaaagagaccggacaaggtccaaataaaatggaTCACTCAAAATAACTTGGGGCAGACCGACATGAAGAAATCAGCCTGAGGTGACCAAAAGCGAtagagttataaaaagtaaacccaagagattactagaaataactcaagaaaggatcaactaagagaatcaaccAACAGAAGGCACGCATCAAAAGGGAGACAACTCGACCCGAAAGACCACGACCTCGCCAAAATCAATTTACAAAGTATTCTATCAAAGAATACTCAAACAAACAACTAGCCTTAAAAAGGACACTTAAACTAAGGCAGGAAATAAACAAAGCACAAAGACAATCAAAAGAGGTTGGACAATAAACACTCTGAAGATTCCCAGAAAGTGCTAAAGAAAGCTACAGGCAAGCATATCACAAAGAAACAAAGCTGTTACCATAAAACAGACTCAAGAGGCCGCTTAAAGCCGACCCCAAGAGCAAGAGAAactattttggtttttcaaaataaggttgcttgatgagcggataatttatacgctttttggcattgtttttagtatgtttttagtatgttttagttagtttttattatctAAAGGTTAactgataaaccccgttttgacggtttatcttgtattgattttaagagattttatcaccttttacccacatttatccattgaattagcatagttttgtgattgtctccttatttgtgcttagatgtgaaaatatgctttttaggacttaaaatagctaaatctaattctccttgattccattagatgccttgatatgtttgttagtgatttcaaattgaaaaggctaggaatggatcaaaggagtgaagagggaaagcatgcaaagtggagaaatcatgaaaagtcaaagaagttgaactcgcccatggacgcgcgcgcacctggcgcttgcgcgcacctgcgaatcaccccatggacgcgtacgcgtgctgtgcgcgtacgcgtcggtgctggtttatgattttttaatgaaaacgtgaccaACAAATTCTCAAGGGTGGTggggcccaattccaaccaactttggcgcctaaactgctatttaaagccaaggattgaagagcaaagagAGATTAGTTCATtttcactcattaggattagtttagaagtattTTCTAGAGAGatgctctcacttctctctagaattaggattaggattaggattagttcttagatctaggttttaatctttgctttcttctacttctacctttcaattctttattgttacattcatcttcttccattcttttgttgtaatttcctttatgttgttcttatattttgttgtagatctagtattgttccttctattttctttcaattcaataagaggtaattcataataattgttcttctttgcttttctattgttgatctcttgcctttgtagttagatctctctttaattcttgcaatttatgttgtttacttttattgccttttatgtgtttgttgaaatgcctcttctagatatagtatagattttgttcctatTGACTtttgttgagtaattagtgactcttaagttatctaattcctttgttgattgatagttAGTgatacttgagttatctaattcctttgttgttggtaattggagagattgctaattggtttggagtgcactaaagctagtctttccttgggagttggctaggacttgtggctcaagtcaattcatccacttgactttcctttatttagtaagggttaactaagtggtagcaatgaacaattctcatcacaattgagaaggataactaggatagaacttttagttctcataccttaccaagagccttttatagttgttagtttactttcttgccatttatctttcatgcttcatatcaaaaccccaaaataactcacaaccaataacaagacactctattgtaattcctagggagaacgacccgaggtttgaatacttcggtttaNNNNNNNNNNNNNNNNNNNNNNNNNNNNNNNNNNNNNNNNNNNNNNNNNNNNNNNNNNNNNNNNNNNNNNNNNNNNNNNNNNNNNNNNNNNNNNNNNNNNNNNNNNNNNNNNNNNNNNNNNNNNNNNNNNNNNNNNNNNNNNNNNNNNNNNNNNNNNNNNNNNNNNNNNNNNNNNNNNNNNNNNNNNNNNNNNNNNNNNNNNNNNNNNNNNNNNNNNNNNNNNNNNNNNNNNNNNNNNNNNNNNNNNNNNNNNNNNNNNNNNNNNNNNNNNNNNNNNNNNNNNNNNNNNNNNNNNNNNNNNNNNNNNNNNNNNNNNNNNNNNNNNNNNNNNNNNNNNNNNNNNNNNNNNNNNNNNNNNNNNNNNNNNNNNNNNNNNNNNNNNNNNNNNNNNNNNNNNNNNNNNNNNNNNNNNNNNNNNNNNNNNNNNNNNNNNNNNNNNNNNNNNNNNNNNNNNNNNNNNNNNNNNNNNNNNNNNNNNNNNNNNNNNNNNNNNNNNNNNNNNNNNNNNNNNNNNNNNNNNNNNNNNNNNNNNNNNNNNNNNNNNNNNNNNNNNNNNNNNNNNNNNNNNNNNNNNNNNNNNNNNNNNNNNNNNNNNNNNNNNNNNNNNNNNNNNNNNNNNNNNNNNNNNNNNNNNNNNNNNNNNNNNNNNNNNNNNNNNNNNNNNNNNNNNNNNNNNNNNNNNNNNNNNNNNNNNNNNNNNNNNNNNNNNNNNNNNNNNNNNNNNNNNN
The genomic region above belongs to Arachis duranensis cultivar V14167 chromosome 3, aradu.V14167.gnm2.J7QH, whole genome shotgun sequence and contains:
- the LOC127745493 gene encoding uncharacterized protein LOC127745493; translated protein: MVITIILANAILYRTLVDQGSSADILFKTTFDELDLEEKELRAYLNSLFGLGDTPIQPLGYISLDTTFGKGNWSRTLNIDYIVVDVSSAYNALIGQTTLNQLGAVVSTPHLCMDFPTTEGIAMIKGDHKIVCRCYNESLNLRGKWEEIHTIELGGIRGWEELRPQPEGETEKVQIGYFPDKTTNIGATYQRLMNKVFTDNIGKLMEAHTIKVQTNQSIKGILQKTDLAGRILQCAVELSEFDLQYKARTAIKLQYLADFVAKYTDTPEIPTKWNLYMDGSSNKTGSGAGVIIESNQGTQIELSLKFEFPTSNN